Proteins from one Algicella marina genomic window:
- the rlmB gene encoding 23S rRNA (guanosine(2251)-2'-O)-methyltransferase RlmB translates to MAPRQSKKPKWIVERERAKRQGDDTLWLFGIHSVRDALLNPARNRHRLIVTKNAADRLGEAITASGMEPEIADARKFSAPIDPQSVHQGAALEVDPLDWGSVSEQCAPRGGAPLVLLLDRVSDPHNVGAVLRSAEVFGARAVIAPHRHSAPETGALAKTASGALERQPYLRIPNLASAMTSLREMGYTLIGLDGDGDEEIGPACVAAADRPLALILGSEGPGLRALTRETCDTIARIPAAGVFGSLNVSNAAAIALYAAKTSRG, encoded by the coding sequence ATGGCCCCCAGACAGTCCAAGAAACCCAAATGGATAGTTGAGCGAGAACGCGCCAAACGTCAAGGCGACGACACTTTGTGGCTGTTCGGTATCCATTCCGTACGCGACGCACTGCTCAACCCGGCGCGCAACCGCCATCGACTCATCGTGACGAAGAACGCGGCCGATCGGCTCGGCGAAGCCATCACGGCGTCCGGCATGGAGCCGGAAATCGCAGATGCCCGCAAATTCTCTGCGCCGATTGATCCGCAGTCGGTGCACCAGGGCGCGGCCCTTGAGGTCGACCCGCTGGATTGGGGCTCGGTGTCGGAGCAATGCGCCCCGCGCGGCGGCGCACCGCTCGTGCTGTTGCTTGATCGTGTGTCGGACCCGCACAACGTCGGCGCCGTTCTCCGGTCGGCGGAGGTGTTTGGTGCGCGCGCTGTCATCGCGCCCCATCGTCACTCCGCTCCCGAAACCGGCGCACTTGCCAAAACCGCGAGTGGTGCGCTGGAACGCCAGCCCTACCTGCGCATTCCCAATCTCGCCAGCGCCATGACCAGCCTCAGGGAAATGGGATATACCCTGATCGGACTGGATGGCGACGGAGACGAGGAAATCGGCCCCGCCTGCGTTGCGGCGGCGGATCGACCGCTTGCCCTGATCCTCGGCTCCGAGGGCCCGGGCCTGCGCGCGCTGACCCGCGAAACCTGCGATACCATCGCCCGCATACCCGCAGCCGGTGTCTTTGGCTCCCTCAATGTCTCCAATGCCGCAGCGATTGCCTTATATGCAGCCAAGACC
- a CDS encoding GNAT family N-acetyltransferase: protein MIRPARESDLQQIRFLAQTSFRAYLAREDAKIKQPDMDPRQLQQEGRLFVYMIDAALGGYIAFHQDGMDMHVEHLAVTPRFRSRGIGRALLNYVDTLGLLRKCLRVVLHPNVVLFQNIAFYRSRGYTEIDRRLVEGHEYVYLERYLR from the coding sequence ATGATCCGCCCTGCGCGCGAATCGGACTTGCAGCAGATAAGGTTTCTGGCACAGACCTCGTTCCGTGCCTATTTGGCCCGCGAGGACGCGAAGATCAAGCAGCCGGACATGGATCCGCGGCAACTGCAACAGGAAGGGCGTCTGTTCGTCTACATGATTGACGCGGCGCTGGGCGGCTACATTGCCTTTCATCAGGATGGCATGGACATGCATGTGGAGCATCTGGCGGTAACACCGCGCTTCCGTAGCCGGGGTATCGGACGGGCTTTGCTGAATTACGTCGATACCCTGGGCCTTCTGCGCAAGTGTTTGCGGGTCGTGTTACACCCCAATGTCGTCCTGTTCCAGAACATCGCATTCTATCGCAGCCGCGGTTATACGGAAATCGACCGGCGGTTGGTGGAAGGGCACGAATACGTCTATCTTGAAAGATACCTCAGATAG